In Pedobacter sp. W3I1, one DNA window encodes the following:
- a CDS encoding C40 family peptidase — MIKKFLFSTLIAICTLSAAFAQTKTKESGKELNDPDNLASQYFSQVMGVAVDATSNLKLYKFIYEWIGTPYSYGGNTKRGIDCSAFTKAIYDKVFNTTIRRNSRDIFSMVDPLSKEDLKEGDLVFFKIKSRSISHVGIYLGDNRFAHASSSRGVVISNLNEPYYSRYFYKGGRVLESFKKEFTVE, encoded by the coding sequence ATGATTAAAAAATTTTTGTTTTCAACTCTAATTGCTATATGCACGCTCTCAGCCGCATTTGCGCAAACAAAAACAAAAGAATCTGGTAAAGAATTAAATGATCCCGACAACCTTGCATCTCAATATTTTTCGCAGGTTATGGGTGTTGCGGTAGATGCGACTTCGAATTTAAAACTGTACAAGTTTATTTACGAATGGATCGGAACCCCTTATAGTTATGGTGGAAACACCAAAAGAGGGATAGATTGTTCGGCTTTTACTAAAGCGATTTACGATAAAGTTTTCAACACTACCATCAGGAGAAATTCACGCGATATTTTTAGCATGGTGGATCCATTATCAAAAGAAGATTTAAAAGAAGGCGATTTGGTTTTCTTTAAGATTAAAAGCAGAAGTATCTCACATGTTGGTATTTACCTCGGTGATAATAGGTTTGCACATGCGTCAAGTTCCCGTGGTGTAGTAATTAGCAACCTTAACGAACCTTATTACAGCCGTTATTTTTACAAGGGCGGTCGCGTTTTGGAATCGTTTAAGAAAGAGTTTACAGTAGAATAG